ACGTCCTCGTCGCCCGCTTCCTCGAAGTCCGCCTGGACCACCGCCTTGGCGTAGGCGTCGGTCTCTTCAGGGGTGAGGCCCATCTTTTCCGCCGCCCACTGGCCCAGCAGGCGATTGCGCCGCGCCGCCACGCGAAAGGCGGTTTCTTCGTCCATCGCGAACTTGCGTTCCTCGCCGCGCTCACGATCCTTGAAGTCGGTCATGTCGGTCCTTCGTGAAATGTTGAGCGCAAGTCATAGGGTGGCCGGGCAGGGGCGGCAAGGTCAGTCGAAGGTGACGACCAGCTTGCCGACAGCTTCGCGGTTCTCCAGCTTCGCGATCGCTTCGCCGCCGCGTTCGAGCGGGAACGTCTCGGAGATCAGCGGATCGATCTTGCCCGCCTTCAACAGCTCGAACAATTCGGCCGCCTGCGCCTTGAACTTCTCCGGCTCGCGCATGGTGAAGGCGCCCCAGAACACGCCGCAGATATCGCAGCTCTTCAACAGGGTGAGGTTGAGCGGCATCTTCGCGATGCCGGCCGGGAAGCCGACCACCAGGAACTTGCCCTCCCACGCGATCGCGCGAAGGGCGGGTTCGGAATACTGGCCGCCGACGATGTCATAGACGATGTTCGCGCCTTCGGGTCCGCACGCCGCCTTGAACGCGTTGGCGAGGGCCTTTGATGCATCCTTGTCCATGGCCTCGCGCGGGTAGATGACGACATCGTCCGCGCCGGCCCGCCGGGCGACTTCGCCTTTTTCCTCGCTGGAGACGGCGGCGATCACCTTCGCGCCGAATGCCTTGCCGAGCTCCACCGCCGACAGCCCGACGCCGCCCGCCGCGCCGAGGACCAGCATCACGTCGCCCGGCTTGATGTGCGCGCGATCCTTCAGTCCGTGGATCGTGGTGCCGTAAGTCATCATCAGGGACGCGGCCTTTTCGAACGGCACGCCCTCGGGCACGGGGAACAGGCGCCGCGTATCGACCGCGACCTTTTCTGCCAGTCCGCCGTTGCCGATACCGCCGAACACCCGGTCGCCGGGCCTGAACGCGGTAACGCCTTCACCGACGGATTCGACCACTCCGGCGATCTCCCCGCCGGGGGCATAGGGGCGCTCCGGCTTGAACTGGTAGAGGTCGCGGATCATCAGCGTGTCGGGAAAGTTGATCGCGCAGGCCTTTACCGCGACGACGACCTGGCCCGCCGCGGGGACGGGATCGTCCACCGTGTCGAGCGTGAGCGTGTCCGGTCCGCCGACGGCGTGGGTGCGAAGTGCTTTCATGCGATCGTCTCCGTTGCGCTGGCGAGCCAGGGCATGTCGCGCGCCTGGCGCGCTTCGTATGTCGCGATGGCATCGCCCCGGGCCATCGTCAGCCCCACCTCGTCCAGCCCTTCCAGCAGGCATTGCTTGCGGAACGGGTCGATCGCGAAGGCGAAGCGGTCCTGGTACGGCGTGGTCACGACCTGGCTTTCCAGGTCGATCGTGATCGGATGATCCTGCGCGACGGCAAGCAGCCGGTCGACCTGATCCTGGGGCAGCACGACGGTGAGGATGCCGTTCTTGAACGCATTGCCGCTGAAGATGTCCGAGAAGCTGGGCGCGATCACGGCGCGGATGCCGAGGTCGAGCAGCGCCCATGCCGCGTGTTCCCGGCTCGATCCGCAGCCGAAATTGTCGCCAGCGATCAGGATCGGCGCGCCGGCGAAGGCGGGCTGGTCGAAC
This sequence is a window from Tsuneonella aeria. Protein-coding genes within it:
- a CDS encoding DUF1476 domain-containing protein, with product MTDFKDRERGEERKFAMDEETAFRVAARRNRLLGQWAAEKMGLTPEETDAYAKAVVQADFEEAGDEDVIRKVLGDLTGAGADVDEAAVRAALEEKSVEARRQLMSES
- a CDS encoding NADPH:quinone oxidoreductase family protein; this encodes MKALRTHAVGGPDTLTLDTVDDPVPAAGQVVVAVKACAINFPDTLMIRDLYQFKPERPYAPGGEIAGVVESVGEGVTAFRPGDRVFGGIGNGGLAEKVAVDTRRLFPVPEGVPFEKAASLMMTYGTTIHGLKDRAHIKPGDVMLVLGAAGGVGLSAVELGKAFGAKVIAAVSSEEKGEVARRAGADDVVIYPREAMDKDASKALANAFKAACGPEGANIVYDIVGGQYSEPALRAIAWEGKFLVVGFPAGIAKMPLNLTLLKSCDICGVFWGAFTMREPEKFKAQAAELFELLKAGKIDPLISETFPLERGGEAIAKLENREAVGKLVVTFD
- the leuD gene encoding 3-isopropylmalate dehydratase small subunit — encoded protein: MEPLREVEGRAIPFGTSNVDTDVIIPAHWLKTVTRDGLGRGAFETVRSAPGNVFDQPAFAGAPILIAGDNFGCGSSREHAAWALLDLGIRAVIAPSFSDIFSGNAFKNGILTVVLPQDQVDRLLAVAQDHPITIDLESQVVTTPYQDRFAFAIDPFRKQCLLEGLDEVGLTMARGDAIATYEARQARDMPWLASATETIA